Genomic segment of Mytilus edulis chromosome 12, xbMytEdul2.2, whole genome shotgun sequence:
aggcagcaaccatttgattttctggggggggggctatggttttttttggaaaaaaaagtttgtttccaggttttggtgaaaaaaataatttgttttggaccctgagtaaaaaaaaatgtttgtttcaccctcagctgccactatatgtaatgctaaaattgaaagaaaaaaattgtcttcggtttgtcgctaaaaaaatagattgttcttcgccaaaggcgaaaaaaaagtttgcacagaaaaaaaaaccatagccccccccccagaaaatcaaatggttgctgccttagcttttaagaagtgagctaacaccacCGCCAGATCACTGTACCTACATTTGCCCTATGTTGAGCTTACTGCAACTAAagtcgcaggcttgacaaaaatgagACACTATATGAACCAATTCTCATCatcaaaagacaaccactgaacatcacaTTCTTGATGTAGAACAGATCTGAACAAAAGCAgcaggtttaaacattttaataggtGTAGTATATACTAATAGATTATACTATCAGCAAATATCACAAATATTTGTTACAGACAAATCACTACATGTagtttataattttagtttttggGTAAATGATTTAACCAATGTTTCAGGGAAACTAAAATTTCTGTAAAATGTATATCTGgaattcacaattttttttttatcccactGGTTATAAACTTGGTTGAGAGAAActcaattgtttaaaaaacattttgctGAAAAGTTGAAGACAGCTCGAAGATATTTATCAGTTAagagacatacatgtacaataaacattaaatttatcCATAGACGTGAAACCAGACATTTGTGGTGAAAGAAACCCCAGGAATAAATCAAATGCATATGGTGCATCCTGACATTACTGACTACATGTTAATGAAAATACTAAAACACAATCTGATGacaattaaaatttacaaatctGCATTATAAAAATTATTGTCTGAATCTGGAAGCCATTTTCCTTTCTTGCAGACAACAACCGATCCTTTCAGTTTTCTTGAGTTCAAGTTTCTGACAAACCACGATGTGACGGACTTCATAGATGTTGTCACTATTTCTCCTGATGTCAAAGCCTTTGTTACCTTTGGTATTTTTTTGACACCAATATAGCCAAGTTGAAGGTCCTTGCTGTTGACAGTAGCATTTACACTTATAGCATTTTTGTCCTTAGgattgtctttttgaaataaaagtctGACGGGCACAGAAATACATTGTCTAAGTGCACCTTGTACCTCCTTTAGATTAAGTTGATATTCTTCACCATATGTTGAACCTCTTATTTGAAAGATGGAGGTGTAATGTTCATCCTCAGCACTATCATGATCTGAAATACCTTGGTCATCCTGATCACTTTCACTCCCTGAGTCATTAACAGTTAATTCAGATGTTAATACATTGATATCTTTATTAGGCACAAAAACGCTTCCTCCTACTACACATGAACATTTCAGAATTTCATCCAGATTGTGAACTGGCATACCCGGAAGATCTAAGGCATTGCTATGATCAGGTCTCCCTTGGAAAGTTGCTCCTGGAACAATAGCAAATGACCAAACAAGTGCAGCCCAAGACTCACTTCCAATGCTGAATAATCCCTTGACTGCATCTTTGTCAAACTGAAACAGAGggaatatattataataaaactcaCAGAGAAACTTTTTTCATACATTGTCATAGAACaccatatatacaatatatatacactagattttgctcattgttgaaggctgaacaGTAACCTACAGTTGTGTACGAACCTAAATGTCATTTAGTCTCCAGTGgtctgttgtctcattggtaatgtTGCTGTATTTGTAcatctgttttatatatattaaataacataCAAGTTCtatatatatgtgttatatatatatgtgttgtttattctttagctttctatgttgtgtcatatgtactattgtattttctgtttgtctttttcatttttagccatggcgttttcagtttgttttagatttaagagtttgacagtccctttaatttggtatctttcgtccctcttttatgcaaTACATGATAAGGCTgattactacatgtatatctttGGCTCCAATCATTCATCATTGACATGTCACAATGTGGAGTATTCTAAAAAAATTGTGAGTACCAAAGTACCAAAAATGGGTGACTccaggtgatttttttttacatacataatatatttcattatctgcatttttttttaattgacggTGCAATATTTATCATAGGGACCATAGGCAGATAGATGCACACACCTTTTTGCGGGGAAAAATTTGATTGGGCCAAGTTATATAATATATGTGTTTCCTAATTACTATCATATCAGGATTTAATACATCAAAGAAAAAAGTGTAGGTAGgtagtaatttttttattgtacatttaacaggctattatttgcataatttcttgtgtttaaaatcttaataaattccatgtttatttggtattatgatCATTTGAGCAGTTcataacatttaacattttccatacaatgtattttggttggATAGTGTTGTGTGCgtcacagtacattctattgaaaatataatattttctttataatagaaagtgttgtgcgcagcacagaacatttcagtatagaataaacatggaatttataaaaaaaattcaataacaagaaatcaagcaaattccataattaaaaataattccaagttcaaaaaGTTTTATTACATTAAGTCTTCACATGCAGTGATATAATtggctttttttcaaaactaccttgGCCCTTTTTTATTAGGAAAATGtgcgtcatttttatcaaattgggaaatttataataaaccatAAATTTTACTCTCCAGTAATTTAGTTAGTCAAGCAATATCACTGACATGGTAGGACAAAAATTCTTCAATAGTCAGTGGGACCCCCTTATGGAAAGTTCTGGATCTACTAAAGCGGACTTGACTAGATATACATGAGGGGAGATAGGGCCTTTAACCGGACTCTGGGATCAGGTGTTTATAAGCTTGGGATatcgggatctgggaattctttatTCCAATTTCAGGACCTCTGGATTTCGTAATTTTAAGCCAGGGATTTTGGGATCAGCAACCCTCCTATCCACCCTCATACAGGTAGCCATATGATACACAGACTTAATCTTCCAagcacatttaacaaaaaaaatgtttaaaaataaaatgtttgcacTTACTATCCAACAACAAGAAGGTGAATTAGTTAGTTATTGTTAATTACACGTAGAATATTAACTGGCTTTGTGTATGGCCTTCAGTTCATGGCCAGTCCCTACGAttttgcactttttttacattgagGCTTGAGCAGTTGAGGTACTTTTGATAGAAGGATAAATCGggtttcaaagaaaataaattgtttcCTAATAATTCACTTCcttgatatttttaaaacttgGTAAGGAAAACTAAAATACCTTAAAATCACAAGAATTTTTGACAACTAGCAAGGCTGGTGACGTTTTGTTGCTGAGTGTCGACTCCAGTAATCCGTCGTCTGCAAACAGAATGCAACGTCTCACTTGGGTTTTGTCTGATGGAGCTACGTGTCCTACACGTACATTAACTTTAATACTTGGACAATCTCTCATTGCTACACTAAAAATATTCTTCTCAATGCAAAAAAGCCAAATTCCAGATGAATCTATCCAAGCGCTTGTAGTTGTTGATACTTCGACGGCCATTTTTCAACTGACAAACCGACTTCCGGCGATCGATAATATAGTTTGAATATGCGTGCCGTGTGCAAAACGAAACACCTCCTCTGATTCAGTATAGGAAAAAAACTTTTGTATCGGTagtttgtacatttttcctttgatcttactgccaGGTATTTTTCCATATCATGGAGAGGACCTTATACTCGAAAGTATTAGGAAATGATGTCACTAAAAATTGCAGCAACTTCCCGTATTCATGTTCGTTTGCAACAATCTATCAATGTAATGAACGCGAACTCATGCATACAGTTCAAATAATTATACTGACCATGtccttttatttcatattcttaacaaaaaaacatattcGAGCTGATGAAGTCAGTAATAACAGCAAAACTGacgattaaaaaaataatgtttttttttctttattactgACTTCATCAGCTCGAATATCAGCTCATCCTATGCGGGCTCGCTTGATATTCTTGCTGATAAAGTCAGTgccaaaaacaaaaatgttattattcGTTTTAGTCTACATACATTATTTAACGTATCATTAAAATAATAGACGACGTTTTTCTAACAAAAAAGTTATACCTCCATCTGCCTGGAAATGTCATGGCGGGTCCATGTGTTGGGACAAAATATGACACGTTTAAGAGCAAAGAAACCAAAAATACTTAAAAGAAgtatatgatacaatgtaaaattttataaataattagccCAAATAGGGAGAACAACTGGCATATCTGaataagtaaaatgaaaaaaaaaaaaaaagaaatccggATGTTGTCAGTATTGATAAATGATCatctaattgaaaaataaaatccaaattgtTCCATACCTATTTTCAGTGTCTGTTTGGATTTAGACTCCGAATAATGGCTTTTGACATTGTCTTTATAAACAAAACGCGTTTTAAATTCATAACATGTTTCAGGTTGCAGATTTTGAAGTTTGGACATGCGTCGTCCATCTTCCTTTATCAATACTTCTTTAGAAAGGAATGTCGTGGTAGACCAGTCCTTTGTTCGATGAGGTCGATGATCAAGCTCATACGCTAGGCACTCGTCTTGAACATCAATACACCATGCAATGGTTATTGAACACTCAGTGCATTCAACAATGTTAAGTTCTTTAGGAGCTGTAAATAGATGATCTTAAGGAATTAAGTATAGGGATTAATAAGTcgaaatatacatttgtacaaacaACGTCATGTTCAATGAAAACTTATGATAGGACAAACACGTATTCCCTTAAGGATCGTCGGTTCCTACATATATTCGTATAAAATGTGATAAACCATCACCCAAAGGCATAATTGTAagtttattctaaaaaaaaatactaataattGTATTCGATGATGTAATGATAGGAAAATAGAGGTTAAACTTTTGGCACtgtcaaatttgatattataCCGGTAAACTTGCAGTAAGTAACATTGATATATTAGTTGTACTTgtttaaacattttctttttattattcgTAGCTACTTTACAAAAGCATTTCATAAAAGTCTTGAAATAAATGGAAATACCTAACGCTCTCTCGGCAAGTTTTAACGACGGTGTTGATTTCCACACGCAAAGACATTACTTCCAAACATTTAGattaaaaatgtttgaaagaaCCATGGACAGATATTGTACAATTTTATATCACGTTTTATATTAGTTGTCCTTCAATTTTAAACATGTGTAATAATTTCTTATTAACTATTTTCTTTCGGTCAAATGGTAACTATTTCAAACATTGTCTGGTATGTAGTTGCCTGGACGTCTTAATTAATAATGCACATGTACATAGATCGACCGATTTGTTTACATCTCGGTCTCAATACACGATTTTAATCACTGTGTATTGAAACGGTTTCAACGATTTAACGTGCTCGTTAATTATTCTACGACTCATTACGATGTTTACATTGTTCCTAGCTATATATGTTCAATAATGTATTAAAACGGTATTTTTCgataaaaatattgtttgattttttgtatTCGTTTTATACTTGTGTGTCTTGTTGTGGGTAACCGTCATCGAAATAATATACATAGTAAAATATGAGATTGTATCACCTTCTCAGATAGCTTATACCTGTAGATAcgttgtcatacaagtgattgcTAATAAAAGTTTCAATCTCTGCCAGTTTAGTTTGGTCAAAAGTTCTCTTCACCAAACTagcttttattttattaaagtcatatCCCTTCAACAATATCACCACTCGACTTACCCAGGCGCTTATTGGGAATGAAGCTCCATAAAATATGCAAAATCAGATGCAGTTTGTTTTCATTCGATGTGGTTATTTCATGATT
This window contains:
- the LOC139498932 gene encoding uncharacterized protein, which gives rise to MAVEVSTTTSAWIDSSGIWLFCIEKNIFSVAMRDCPSIKVNVRVGHVAPSDKTQVRRCILFADDGLLESTLSNKTSPALLVVKNSCDFKFDKDAVKGLFSIGSESWAALVWSFAIVPGATFQGRPDHSNALDLPGMPVHNLDEILKCSCVVGGSVFVPNKDINVLTSELTVNDSGSESDQDDQGISDHDSAEDEHYTSIFQIRGSTYGEEYQLNLKEVQGALRQCISVPVRLLFQKDNPKDKNAISVNATVNSKDLQLGYIGVKKIPKVTKALTSGEIVTTSMKSVTSWFVRNLNSRKLKGSVVVCKKGKWLPDSDNNFYNADL